The window ACTCGTGGACTCGGGTTCCGAACTCTGTCCCGCGACCGCCCTCTACCGCCTCGAAGACCTCGTTCCGCATGAGCGTGTGCGGAGTGTGGCCGCGCGGCCCCGCCGAGACCGGCGTCTCGACCTCCAGTCCGGTCCCCTCGGCCGTTCCGGTCGGGCGCGCCGTCACGTCGGGGACGATCGATTCGATCTCGACCGGGAGTTCCTCGATGAAGGTGTTGGGGTCCTCGCCGGCGGAGAGGACCACGTGGCTCTCCGCCCGGGTGATCGCGACGTAGAGGAGGCGGCGCTCCTCGTCGTAGTCGCGGGGCGTGCACGCCCGGAGCACGTCGGTCCGCCAGTTATCGTAGACGTGGGGCGTCCCGTGTGCGTCCGCCGAGTAGACCTTCCGCTGCCGGAGCCCCACGGGGTCGTCGTAGGTGACGACACCGCCGTTACCTCCGGCCGGCGGGAACCGCCCGCTGTTCATGTTGGCCAGGATGACGATGGGGTGTTCGAGCCCCTTCGTGGCGTGGATCGTCTGGACCGTCACCGAGTCGGTCCCCGCGCCGTCGTGGACGTCGTGGGTGCTCCCGGCGTCGATGCCGCGTTCGATGAAGCGGATGAGGTCGCCGCGCGTCTGCGTCGTCGCGTCGTGGACCGACTGGACCGTGTGGAGGACGACGTCGGCGGTCGCCCCGTCGTAGCCGTAGCGGGCGAACACGCGCCGCGCGACGCCGCCGACCGTCGCCGTCGACCGGAGCTCCTCGCGGAACGCCGCCGCGTTCTCGGGGTACGTCTCGGCGTCGAGCATCGAATCGACCTCGTCGAGCGCGTAGCCCGCCCGCTCGAGCACGACCGCCCAGCCGCGGTCGCCGTCGTCCTCGAGGATCCGCAGCCAAGCGAGCAGCAGCTTCGCCTGGTCCGTCCGGAAGAGCTCGATCCCGCCCTCGTACGCCATCGGCAGCCCGTACTCCTCGGCGGTTCCGAGCAGCTCGCGCCCGAAGTCGCGGGTGCGCGTCAGCACGGCGACATCTCCGAACTCCGGCGCGCGGAGGTCGCCGTCGTCTCCCTCGACCCGGTACGACTCGCTGCCGACGATGTCCTGTATTTTCGTCAGCACGGCCGCCGCTTCCTCGTCGCTTCGGATGGCCTCGATGACGGTGTTGTCGCGGTCCGAGTTGGACTCCAGCGAGACGATCCGGTCGTCGACGGCCGCCGCGTCGACGTCGTCGCGGCTCGCCGCGGGGACGCGCAGGGCGTGTTCTGAGAAGTCGAGGATCGCCTGCGTGGAGCGGTAGTTCTCGACGAGCTCGACGGTGGTGACGGGACGGGTCGGGAACGAGACGCGCTCGCGGTCGGCGTTCAGCTGGTCGACGAACCGGTCGAGGCGGTCCTCGAACGCGACGATGTTGTCGACGTCGGCGTACTGGAAGCCGTAGATGCTCTGTTTCCAGTCGCCGACGACACAGAGGTTGTCCGTGTCCGCGAGCAGGAGCGCGAGCTTGAACTGGATCTCGCTGGAGTCCTGGAACTCGTCGATCGTCACGTACTCGAACGCCACGTCGTCGCGGAGGGCGTGGTCCTCGCAGAGCAGGACGAACGCGAACAGCTGGAGCATCCCGAAGTTCAGGTAGTTCCGCCGCAGCGCGAACCGGAGGTACCCGTGGTAGACGTCGTGGACGAACCGCTTCAGCTCCTCCCGGTCGTCGTCGAAGACGCGCTCCGCGAGCCCCTCGGGAACCGCCTTGCCGCCGCCGCGGATCGCCTCCTTCTCGGGGGCGTCCGGGAGGTAACACTTGTTCCGGCCGTAGCGGCCGAGCGCCGACCGGAGCGTCGACTGCCTGCTCCCGCCGTTCCGCGGCTCGTTCAGCTCGTCGAACTGCCTTTTAAATGCCGCGAAGTCGCCGTCGAGGTGGCGTTCCCCGTCGCGGTACCAGCCGTCGGCCGTCGGAAAGACGCCCTTCGCCGCGAGCTGATTAATGAGACCGAGCAGCTCGCCCGGGTCCGAGAGCGCGCGGAAGACGTCGTCGTACTCGGGGTGGTCGTCGCCGAAGCGGTCGAGGAACCCGTCGAACAACGCTCCCTCGACGAGCTCGTTCTCGACGATCCGCGTCGACCCGGTGATGCGGTCGTCGATGCCGAGGTGCGTCGGGGCGGCGTGCCCGTGCTCCTCGAGCAAATCGTGACACAGCGAGTGGAACGTCTGGATCGGCGCGTCCGCGAGCTCGCGGGTGCCGTAGCGGGAGTGGCCCACGATGCGCTCCTTCATCTCGGCGGCGGCGTTGTTCGTGAACGTCACGAGGAGGACGTCGTCGGGGTCGACGCCCTCCTGCGAGACGATGTTCGCGTAGCGGCGCGTCACGGTGAACGTCTTCCCCGTGCCGGCGCCGGCGTCGACGAGGTAGAGCCCCTCCGTGCCCTCGATGAGCGTTCGCTGCCGGTCGTTCGGCTCGAGGTCGGTCATCGGTCGCCCTCCAGGAGGAGGTCGCGGTTGTCCACGTACCGGAAGTTCGGCTCGCCGCCGAGCCCGTCGACCGGGAACCGCTCGTCGCCGGCGCGCCGCCGATTCAGCTCCGCGAGCCGCTCGTCGACGAACGCCTCGAACGCGTCGAGGTCGCCCTCGAAGAAGGCCCGTCCGCGAGCGCGTGCCAGCTGGCGCAACGCCTGCCGACAGCCGGACGCGACGTATTTGTAGTCGCCGACGCGCTCTTTCATCCGCGCGGTCAGCGCCTCGCCGAACGCCGAGTCGACGAGGTCGTCGCTATCGGTCGTCTCGGGGAGGGATGCCTCGTCGAACACCGAGGCGTAGTCCGCGTACTCGACCTGCGAGAGCGTCTTCTGACAGTCGTTCGCGCCGTCCGTGACGAGCCCGTCGAAGAATCCCTCCGAGCGCGCGTACTCCTCGAACGGCGTCGGGTGGTAGGTAACCGTCGTCAGCGCGTCGTCGAGGTCGGCCTCACCGGTGACGACGTCGTCGAGCGTCTCCAGGAAGTGGAAGAACGTGAACTCCAGCCGCCGGTCGGGGCGCTGCGAGCGCCAGTGGGTGAGGTACAGCAGCGCCTGGAAGTTCGGCGAGTCGCTCGGCGGATCGAGCGCCGAGTTCCCGACGACTCGGGAGGCGCTCTTGCGCCGACCGCTCTTGTGGTCGACCAAGCGGGTGGGAGAGTGAACCAGGTCGATCTTCCCTTTGAGTCCCAGGTCGTCGTTCTCGAACCACCGTTCGGTGACCGGCGAGTCGACGGGCCGGTCGAACCGGTCGGCGAAGGCGTTGCTCCCCCGACCGCTCGCGGCCGTGAGGAACTCGCCGTCGACCGGCGGGTTCGCCTCGAAGTACTCGGCGATGGTCTCCAGCCCGGCGCGGTACTTCGTCCGCCGCGTCGCCTCGTCGACCGACCGGAGGAACGGCCGCGTCTCGGCGAGCATGTGGTCGACGACCTCGTCGATGACGGCCCCGTCGACGAAGTCGGGGTGGGCGACGTAGAACTCGGCGAAGTCGTGGAAGAGGTTTCCTTCCGTGAAGTAGTCCGTATCCGGGCTGTCGACGAGCCTCCCGAAGAAGTGGTCGCGGGGGGAGTTGACGTAGGTCCCGAGCGTCGATTGGCTGACGGTCGACACCTCGGTGGGGACGACGCCGGTCGGCTCCCGCTCGAACCCCTCGCGGGAGCGGTCGTCCTCGTCCGAGTGATCGTCCTCACTGGAGCGGTCGCCGTCACCGGAGCGGTCGCCGTCACCGGAGCGGTCGCCGTCACCGGAGCGGTCAATTTTCCGCGTGTGCGCCTCCGACTCCAGGTCGCTGAAGCGCTCGAACTCCCCGTCGAGCAGTTCCTCGAAGTAGAGGCACGGCGTCACCGGCGACCCGCCCTCCGCGTCCCGCACGAGGTAGTACTGCGTCGCTCCGCTCTGGAGGAGGAGCTGGAACCCGCGGATGTTGCGGGTGTACTGGGCGTCCCGGTCGACCCACGGTCGTCGCGGCGCCGAGTGGGTCCAGTCCTCGTCCAGTCCGAGGTAGAAGACGACCGGGCGGTCGACGTAGGCGGCCGACTTCGCGTCGGCGAGCAGCACCCCCTCGTTCTCGCGGTCGACCGGGACCTCGTAGCTCTGAAGGTAGAAGGCGAGCCGGTCCACGACGCGCTCGGTCGCCCGCGAGTCGGCGACGCCGAGCGTCTCCAGCTCCTCGCGGAACGCGTCGAGCCGGCGGCCGGTCCGGTCCTCGAACCGACCGAGCGCCTCGGCGACGGTCCGGGTCTCGACGCGCTCACAGAAGTCGACGACCCAGTCGAGCGTCGACTCGTCGGTCTCGTAGAGCCGCTTCTCGTCGTGTTCGACGTCGACCGAGGCGCCGAGCCGCGCGAGGAGCGGGCGTATCTCGCCGACGCGCGTGTCGGTGCCGGCGTGCGCGGCGCGGAGGAGCTGCACGAACGCGCGGTGGTCGGGGTCGTCGGCGAACCCGGGCCCGCCGTAGAACGGGACGTCGACGGCTTCGAGCGCCGACTCGACGAGCACGGAGAACTCGCTCTCCTGATCGAGCACGACGGCGACGTCGTCCGCGTTGGCCTCGCTGACGGCGTCAGCGACGGCGTCGACGATCGCCGTCGCCGAGTCGAAGACGTGGAACGGCGGCCGGTCGAACTCCCGCTCGCTGAACAGGTCGACCCCGTCGTACTCGTCGGGGAGGATCGTTCGCTCCAGTCGCGTCAGTTGGGCTTCGCCGACGACGGCGACGTCGTTCGCGTCGTCGATGCGGTAGTCGGTGAGTCGACGAGACGTCGTGTCGAGGTCGGCGACGTGCTCGACCGCCTGCCGCGTGGCGTCGTCGACGTACGCGTCGTAATCGAGGATCGCGTCGAGACGACCGCGGTGTTCCCAGCACTGGAGGATGTTCCCGACGGCGTAGGCGGCGCGCTTCCAGTCGAGGTCGGTCTGGTCGACGAGTTCGAGGAAGGCGATCCGGTCCTCGGCCTCCTCGCGGCGCCCCGCCGCGAGTCGGCGGGGCGTGATCGCGAACGAGCCGAGCCGCGGCCGGTCGATGCGGCGGTTCAGCGCGCTCGCCAGCGGCGCGTCCGGAACCACGACGAGGTCGTGTCCGGCGACCGCCTCGTAGAGGTCGTCGATCGGCCGGGCGCGGGGAAATGACACGACTGGACCATCGGCCCTCGATTAATAAAGGTTCACAGACCGACGCGGTGTCGACGCCCTCACACCGACCTCCTCCGCGGAGTCGGTCATCGGGGCTCGTCTGTCCCGTGTCGGGCGACCGGGGAGCCGACCGCGCTCTGACGACCGCTGTTACTATGTGCGAGCGGGTTCGACCCGTCGTATGGCGCCATCGCACGTCCTCGTCCCGCTCGACGGGTCGCCGCTGGCCGACGAGGCGCTCACACAGGCGATCGAGCTCTTCGATTGTCGGGTGACCGTTCTGAACGTGGTGACGCCGATCGACGCGACGATGAGCGAGGGCGGCGTTCTCGAACCCGACGAAAACCGCCGTGAGACGGCTCGAGACCGCACCGAGAGCGTCGTCGAACGGGCGAAGACGCGAGCGAGCGAGGCCGACCGATCCATCGAAACGGCGGTGGAGACCGGCGACCCCGCCGAGGTCATACTCGAGTACGTCGCCGCTCACGACGTCGACCGCGTCGTCATGGGCGGGCACGGCGGTGAGCGGGGAAGTATCGCTCGCCGACTGCTCGGAACCGTGGCGACGACCGTCGTCAGCGAGGCCCCCGTGACCGTGACGGTCGTCCGCTGACCGCCGTCCGCTGACGGTCGTCCGCTGACCGCCGTCCGCTGACGGTCGTCCGCTGACGGTCGCCCGCTTACCCGGTTCGTCACCCGCCGAGCACCGCGGCGAAGACCTTGTAGAGCCCGAACCCGATGGCGATAGAGGCGACGAGCGTGATCAGCCAGAACCCGAGGGTGACACCGATCTTCCGCCGAGAGACGCCCGCCGATCCGCCGGCGAGCCCCCCGCCGATGACGCCGGAGATGATGATGTTGTTGAACGAGATCGGGATCCCCAGCGCGATGGCCAGCTGCGCGATGATGAACCCGGGGACGAGCGCGGCGATGGAGCGTCTGACCCCCAACTGCGCGTACTCGCGGGAGGTCGCTTGGAGCAGCTTCGGCGCTCCCATCCACGCGCCCGCGAGGATGCCCGTCGCGCCGAGCGAGAGCAGGACGATGCCGGGGAGTCCGAGCTCGACCCCGTAGAGGTTCTCGAGCGGCCCGGTCGCCAGCCCGACCTGACTGCCGCCGCTGGAGAAGGCGACGACGCTCCCGAGGACGATGAGGAAGGTCCGAATGCCGCCCTCGACCGACGCCTGCGTCCGCCGGCGGATGGCCAGGAACCACGCCGCGGCGGCCGCCAGCGTGACGAGCGCGACCACCGGATCGATATCGGCGACCGTCGGCGTCTCGACCTGCCGCGCGATGAACCCCGCGACGGAACTCTGGGTCGCGTCGGGCGGCGAGGGGATGACGCCCAACTGGACGTTGGCGACGATGCCGCCGACCACCGCCGCGAGCAGCGGGACGCCGACCGTCTCCGGGATGTCGTCGCGTCGGAGAACGGTGGCGGTGAGATAGGCGAGCCCGCCCGAAACGGGGGGAACGAGCGCCCAGAAGAGCGCGATGCGGCGGTAGGTGTCGATCGCCGGGTCGCCGCCGAGCGAGAGCCCCACGCCCACCATCGCCCCCGTCGTCGCGAACGCCGCCGGGACCGGATAGCCGGTGTAGACGCCGAAGGCCATGAACCCGGTCGCGGTCAGCAGCCCCGCCGTCGCTGCCAGCGACGTTATCTGGACGCCGTTTATGAGCCCCGCTCCGACCGTCTCGGAGATCGCCCCGCCCTGCGTGAGCGCGCCGAGCGCGGCGAGGATCCCGATGAGGAAGGCGGCCCGCATCGTCGAGATGGCGTTGGCGCCGATCGCCGGGGCGAACGGGGGCGAGTTGCTGTTGGCGCCGAGCGCCCACGCCGTGGCGAGGCTGGTGAGCGTCGCCAGCGCGACGAGCGCCCAGAAGACGGCTCCCGCCACGCTCAACGGCCTCCGCTGACGGCGGTTCGAACCATGTCACCCACTTCGACGGAGGCGGTGATTAAACGTTCCCCCGACGCGTCCGCGATGCACGTCGGAAGGCTACGGTCGCAGACTCGATTCGCTCGAAAAACGAGTCGGTAGCACGTGTGGTGAAATCACCGTCGACACGGTACCGACGCTCGCGACGTGTCTCGCGGCAGCAGAGAATGGGGCCGGAGGGCGAAGCGAAACTCGCAGATCCCGCTTCTCCGACTCTCTTCCCGACCGATCCGACTGATCGCGTTTGCTTACGCTGGCTCATTATTGATGTCTAAGTCCGTGTGCTGCTGCTGTCGTTCTTCGAACTCTTCGACTACCGTGGCCTGATCGTAGTACCGCCGGATCGTCGCCGGCTTCGCGTTGACCCGGCGAGCGACATACTCGATGTCGCCGTCCGTCTCGTTCAGGAGCCACGTGATCGCGCCGGTCCGAATTGCATGCGGCGACCTCGACGACGGACACTTCCCGGACTCTGCCCGACTCGTCCACTCGCAGCTGTGACGCTCTCGTGAGTGCGGGCAGCCGGTGTAGAGACACGGTTGGGTCGACTGGTAGCACCAGGACCGAATCGTCGTCCGACTCGGTCGCCCCTGTCGCGTCGAGAAGAGCGGATCGCGGCCGTACTTGTCCCGCTTGTCCGGCCGCTCTCGAGCGACGTACATGTCGAGCGCTGCGACGACATCGTCGTTGACGCTCACTATCCGTTCGCCCTCGGCGTCGTTCTTCAGCGGCGTCTCCGTCTCCGGCCGATGGTAGAACCGCAGTGTCCCCTCCTCGGCGTCGTAGTCGCCGAGATCGAGGCCACGGAGACCGCCGAGACGGCACGCCGTGTGCCAAAGCACCTCCATCGAGGCGTGCCAGGCCGTTCCGAACCACTGGTCAGAGTCGCGGAAGTAGTTCAAGTGCTTCCGCGCTCTGTCCGCCGGCAACTGCTCGTCGCTCGTCTCCTCGTCTTTCGTCAGTTTCGGGATCTCGACCTTCTTACTGAGCTCCTCGTCGACAACCTCGATCCGTTCGCAGAATTCGAACAGCTGCTTGATCGAGACCATCGCGCTCTTCACCGTCGACGGAGAGACATCGTCCGACTCACGGTGGTGGCGGTAGTCGTCGATCTCCCAACCGTCAATATCACGCATCGTCTCGATATCGTTCTCCTCACACCACTCGACGAAGTGACTCAGCCGATGCGCGTAGCTCCGAACCGTCTCGTCGGCCTGCCGCTGCTGGCGCCGACTCAGGAAGCGATCGGCCGCTTCCCTCGGTGAAAGCTCCCGGCTCATGGTCCCCGGTCAAGACAGTCGAGCGACCGGCCGGCGTACCGGCCGCAGTTCGGGCAGGTGTTCCCGTTCACGAACCGGTTGACGAGCCGGTCGCACTGCGGGCACTCCCACAGCTTCCCGGTCACGGAGCCACCACCTCGCCCGTGTCGAACTCGCTCGCGGGGATCCCGGCCTGCCGGCGCGCCATGTCGACCGCAGCCGAGTCCGTCGCGAGCACGCCGACGGCGACCGTCTCGACGTGCCAGCCGTGCGACGAGCGCAGTTCGACGTCGACCTCCCGGCTCACGGGTCGGCCTCCGGCGCGTCGAGCTCGTCGTAGTCGAGATCGCGGAGCTCCGCGGTCACCCAGCTCGCGTCACCCGGCAGATTCCGGGCGAGCCGGTGGACATCGTAGTCCGCGACCACGGCCCCGGGCGTCATCACCGCGTAGAGCAGCTGCGGGGAGTGGTAGCCCGCGGGCTCCAGTTCCGGATCGTCGTCGGGGTCGAGGCGTTCGACGCCGACCGTGTACGCGGTCGCCTCGCCGTCGGCGATGCGGGTGAACCTCATTCGTCACCTCCCGCCTGCCACGCTTGGCGGGCTTTGAGGGCGCGGCGGGCCGACTCGGTGAGTCGGTACTCGTTGGTGCGCTTGTCGCGCGCCTGCTTGGCGACAAGGTCGCGCTCGACGAGCTTGTCGAGGTTCTGGTAGAGGCGGCTGTGGTTGAGTTCCTCGCCGTAGTAGTCGGCGAGTTCCGCCTTCAGCGAGAGCCCCTTGCGGGCGTCGTCGTGGGACAGCGCCCACAGGAGATCGCGCTGGAAGGCGGTGAGGTCCGCGAGCGCGTCGTGGTCCGCGGCGCACTCCGCGCTCATGCGTCGTCCTCCGCACATGAGAAACAGACGGGCACGCCGCGCTCTGCGTCGAGGCCGTCAGCCGGCGCTGGGCAGAACGCGCAGCCGCCGTCGGTTTCGCTCGATTCTCCGGTCGTCGCGCAGGGCTTAAGCCCCGCAGTTGCCATCGTCAGCATGGTTCTGTGGGCCAACACAGAACCCGACCCGGTCGGGTGTTGTAGCACCGCGACCGGGATCCTACATTTCATCGCGAGCCGAGGGTTCGTCACTCGGGCTCCGTGTCAACACAACATAGGTGATACAACTTATAGGTTGTGTCTGAAATTGATAGTTCAATAGACTTTCTGAGGTTCCGATCGTGTGTACTAGGTTTTAGTGAACTAGTAGTCTCCTTATGAGATATTCTGGGGACTGGATGGCACTCGTTGACGACAGAGTGCTTGAATATCTACGCGAGAACGGTTCTGGATCTCCTACAGAAATGAAGGAAGAGGGGCCGATCCGGTATTCGAGTCAGTATATCGGCCGTCGATGTAAGAAATTGAAAGAAAATGGGCTCGTTCAGCACCTCGGGAACGGGGTTTACGTCATCACTGACGATGGAGAGGCGTACCTCGATGGGCGACTTGACACGCAGGAATGGCGCTACATCGATGACGATGCGAGCGAAGTCACCGCCAGTAGCTCCGAAGAGGTCCCCGGTGAGTCGAACGGAGGCGCAACCTGAATGCGGTCTTTCGTTCCGTGGATGACCCAGCTCGACGAGCGGATCCTCGAACAGGTTGCCTCCGATGGTGCTTCTACCTCTTGGGAAGTCGGGTTCGAACTCACCGGCACCGTGAGCCCCGGTCGCGTGACCGAGCGCTGTAACACGTTGGTCGACGCCGAGCTTGTCGAGCGCGAAGATCGTGATATCGGATTCGGTCGCGTGGAGACCTACTGGTCGATCACAACGTGGGGGCGGTTGTACCTGAGTGACGAAGTCGATCCCGGACTCGACATTCCCGAGCCCGGTCCGCGACCGCCTCATGCTACGCGGCCGGGTGAGTGGGCAGGCTTTTAATTTGTCTACTGAGTGTAATTGGAAACCCGTGACAAGTCGTTTTGAAACTCTTCAATCGGTGGGAGTACTAAGTCGCTTAGTAGGCTAGCCACCAATTCTATTCCTTGTGTAACAGCCATCTTGAATTCTTCAAGTTCATCCAACTTGACCGTATCTCCCCGTCTCGTTACATAGTGGCTGATCTCATTCCGAGTGTCTACGATCCACCGTTTAATTTCTCCAAGATTATATGTATCACTTTGAGCGTAGTGTGCCTCAATATCTCCAATAATACAGCCCACACTAGTCTCGTCTATCTTGTGGTGAACCCCGTCGACGTAAGCGTTTAACCACCTCGCGCCGACCTCCTCTATCATGGTTGAGCAGGCGATGATTACCACGATCAACGGCGGATGTGAGATATATGGGAAAGAGTTACTGGTCAACTCTTCAAAATCGTTGTCTCTTTTCATCAATCCGTGGAACCGAGCGGCGTGATTGAAAGATTCGACAACCCAAAGAAACCACAGTTGTGCGTGTACGTATAATCGTATCCGAGGAATTATTGTATCCTGGAAATTTAGGGTGTCCTTGGCTAGTTCTTCGTATATGTCATTTTGACTAAACTCTGCTTTCGAATTAAGAATCTCAAAACTCTCCTCAAATTGATCTAATATGGGCTCTACCGTCTCCAAAAGTCTGATCGCGTTGCGGATCCCCCCACTAAGTCGAACCGGGTGTCGTATGTCGATCGCCCTAGCCCCATTGCTGTGGTCCTTCTGTATCTGCTGATAATAGTTGTCAACAGCCTCAGATATGACTGCTTGAACAAACTTACAGAGTTTTTGTCCTTCTCGGATTGTAGCTGCCTGCCACGGGTCTTGGGCAGGTTCGAAACGGATCTTCCGTGGAACTTCCGAGTGTTGCTCGAGTAGTATTTTTACCGTCGCCACATCCCCAAAGTCCCTCATACGATATCCGTAGAAGGTGTACTGCGTGATAATAGTGCCAGCCGAGATAGTCAATTAGCGAGTTTGTCTGCGTCACAGTCATCGCGAAGACCTATTCGATTGCTAGTAGAATCGCGATTGTTGGGTCAGAGCTTGGCTTTATGTGGAACATCCACTTCAGAACGGTCACCCTTTCGGGGCTTGGCTACGGTGGAATCAAGCCGACCACGACGACGACACAACTGCTCGCGAGCGTTCAGTCGCTTATCCGTGGGATTCTAATAGCGCTTTGCCGTGTTTGGACGTCGGGCTCTTAGATAGTTCTCTGGCTAGACTAGCGCCGGTGTCGATGAGCCAAAACTCCTTGCTCAAACAACGAGAGATTTAATTGATGATTGGACCTACTAGCTATTCCTCGTCATCTTGATCATCCTTTCCCGACCAGGTGACCGTACCACTACCGTGTACTGCGACTTGGAACAGCTGTTCTTCAACTGCCTCCTGTAGATCTTTTTCTTTGTTCATAGGCCCCACCTTGTGTGCTGATTATGTGTGTTGGCATTAGTACCTTGTGTGGAAGGTAAAAGTGGAATTGGGGCTATGTGATTTGCCACAAGCCCCAGGCTACACCATGGAGGAGTAAAGGAATGATACAGAGTATCTTGTATCTATCTGCCCATTCATTATTCAACGCAAAAATGAGCCCTAATGTAGCTGTGATGAAACCTCCGGAGCCGGCTTGAATTAATCCCTGAGTATCCGAGATGGGAGGGATTCCCCATAGAACAATTGAAACAACAGCAGTAGCAACAGAGAACAGTAGGTAGATGACCAATGACCTCATTAGACTATCACTATTCGGAATTAAATCGTATTCTAGATTCCATTCGTATTTACGATCTTTAGCTGGCGGAATTCGGCAAGATATCACCCGTGTATCATCATCTAGACCATTTTCGTGGAGATCTCTAGCTGGTTCTCCACCTGTCCTATTTGTTGTTCCTTTTGTACCATATCCAGGTGGACCCTTGATCACTATGAACTCATCGTGATTATTTGTCGGGAACTGTTCAACATTGGCCCTAAATGTGGGTATACGAAAGAATTTTTTCTTCCATTCGGATATCCATCCTTTGTATATTTTTGGTTCTGTGATTTCATAAAAAGACACAACTTCTGATTGATCAAATTGAGAAACTATAGTCCTATAATCGCCTGGTTTTAGACTTTTATCCCGCGGTAGTTGTACTAGTGTCTTATAATCATATTCTTTGAACTTCTCTTGGAACTCTGCCCAACCTGCTGGATCGGATTCTCTTTGACGCTCAATCATACTTTCAACCCTTCTATTTTCGTAAATATTCAGCTGACTGCCATCCTCATCATATATCTGTAAGTTTCGTTTGAATTCTCGAAGTGGTAGGAACAAAAAATTAAACTCTTTTTTAGTCGGATTATTAACTACATAGTCTATTTCTCGCTCCCGATCGACAGGAGAAACGTGAATTGTTCTGTCGATAACCCTAACCATTCTAACATCTTTTGGGTGCCCACTCCGATCGTTCCCTGAGGAGTCTTGTGAACGCTCGGTCGCTCCATCAGAAAATAGCCTACTGTAGGCCTTTCTTAGAAAGCCCGACATCACTATATTAGCCAATAGTTATTCAGAATTCATAATATTACCGTCTATCTCATCTAATATACGCCTTCAGAATACTTTGTACCTAGTCGAGGACCTCCTGAATCTCTTCAGATTCCGGATCGGGTACTAACATCCGCACTTCGTGGTCATCGATTCCAACTTCACCCCTCTGTATGCTACAGATACTCCGAAGGGATTTCCAGAGCATAGCCGCATTGTACTCCTCAACCTCGGGTGGAATATGATTTAGAAGAGACTGCGAACAGATCACGATTAGACGGCTTTCCGTTCGGGAAAACGCAACGTTGGACCGATTGAGGTCGAGGAGGAATTCCTCATTGAGACCGATTGCGGTCGGATCGCTCGCTGTCGCTGAAACGATGACGTTCTCAGCCTCCCCGCCTTGTAACCGCTCTACCGTGTCAACGACGTCCACGGGCCCATCTAGCTCCTCCTCAAGCCGTTCTTGGAGATGAGAGCGCTGCGCCGTGTGCGGGGTCAGCACGGCTACGGATCCATCGTCAAGATCGTCCGCTGCGGGTGAATCAAGAAGTTGTTCGATAACCTCGGCCTCGAAAGGATTGCTCACTCTCGACTCGTTTTCATCATGCGTGAGGAGGAAGAGACCGGTGTCCTGTTCCCAAATATTCGTGAAGGGGTCCCCGTTGTCTGCGACGTCTGGCGGCCTTT is drawn from Halorubrum sp. CBA1229 and contains these coding sequences:
- a CDS encoding phage repressor protein, translating into MRYSGDWMALVDDRVLEYLRENGSGSPTEMKEEGPIRYSSQYIGRRCKKLKENGLVQHLGNGVYVITDDGEAYLDGRLDTQEWRYIDDDASEVTASSSEEVPGESNGGAT
- a CDS encoding helix-turn-helix transcriptional regulator codes for the protein MSAECAADHDALADLTAFQRDLLWALSHDDARKGLSLKAELADYYGEELNHSRLYQNLDKLVERDLVAKQARDKRTNEYRLTESARRALKARQAWQAGGDE
- a CDS encoding repressor phrH2, which codes for MTQLDERILEQVASDGASTSWEVGFELTGTVSPGRVTERCNTLVDAELVEREDRDIGFGRVETYWSITTWGRLYLSDEVDPGLDIPEPGPRPPHATRPGEWAGF
- a CDS encoding phage integrase N-terminal SAM-like domain-containing protein; its protein translation is MSRELSPREAADRFLSRRQQRQADETVRSYAHRLSHFVEWCEENDIETMRDIDGWEIDDYRHHRESDDVSPSTVKSAMVSIKQLFEFCERIEVVDEELSKKVEIPKLTKDEETSDEQLPADRARKHLNYFRDSDQWFGTAWHASMEVLWHTACRLGGLRGLDLGDYDAEEGTLRFYHRPETETPLKNDAEGERIVSVNDDVVAALDMYVARERPDKRDKYGRDPLFSTRQGRPSRTTIRSWCYQSTQPCLYTGCPHSRERHSCEWTSRAESGKCPSSRSPHAIRTGAITWLLNETDGDIEYVARRVNAKPATIRRYYDQATVVEEFEERQQQHTDLDINNEPA